The Benincasa hispida cultivar B227 chromosome 9, ASM972705v1, whole genome shotgun sequence genome has a segment encoding these proteins:
- the LOC120085649 gene encoding F-box/LRR-repeat protein 14 isoform X2, protein MDSLPEVLIWEILNRVKKTSDRNSLALSCKRLHSLDKENRHFLRVGCGLDPADEALTSLCLRFPNLVRIEITYSGWMSKLGKQLDDHGLFILSNHCPSLTDLTLSYCTFITDVGLRNLTSCYKLSALKLNFTPRITGCGIFSIAVGCKNLTVLHLIRCLNVSSVEWLEYLGKLETLEDLSIRNCRAIGEGDLIKLGHSWRKLKRLQFEVDANYRYMKVYDRLAVDRWQKQWISCDDMLELSLVNCIISPGRGLACVLGKCKNLQKVHLDMCVGVRDCDIISLARESRNLRSISLRVPSDFSLPLLANNPLRLTDESLKALAENCSHLESVRISFADGEFPSLSSFSLNGILVLVHMCPVRELALDHVYSFNDMGLEALCSASYLESLELVRCQEISDEGLQLVSQFPQLQNLRLSKCLGITDDGLKPLVDAYKLKSLIVEDCPQISERGIHGAARTISFRQDLSWMY, encoded by the coding sequence ATGGATAGTTTACCAGAAGTATTGATTTGGGAGATATTGAACAGAGTTAAGAAAACAAGTGACAGAAATTCTTTGGCATTGTCATGTAAGCGCCTTCATAGTTTGGACAAAGAAAACAGACACTTCCTTCGAGTTGGTTGTGGATTAGACCCTGCAGATGAAGCTTTGACATCTCTGTGTCTTAGGTTTCCCAATTTAGTACGAATCGAGATCACGTATTCGGGTTGGATGTCGAAACTAGGGAAGCAATTGGATGATCATGGACTTTTCATCCTCTCCAATCATTGTCCATCTCTAACTGATCTCACCTTAAGCTATTGCACGTTCATCACTGATGTTGGACTTCGGAATTTAACTTCATGCTACAAGCTTTCGGCTCTGAAGCTGAATTTCACCCCAAGAATCACTGGCTGTGGCATATTCTCTATTGCTGTTGGATGCAAAAACCTCACCGTTCTCCATCTGATCCGATGTTTGAATGTCAGCAGTGTCGAGTGGCTTGAATACCTTGGCAAGCTTGAAACACTTGAAGATCTCTCAATCAGGAACTGCAGAGCAATTGGTGAAGGTGATCTGATAAAGCTAGGCCATAGCTGGCGAAAGTTGAAGCGGCTACAATTCGAAGTTGATGCTAACTACCGGTACATGAAAGTttatgatcgtttagctgttGATCGCTGGCAAAAGCAGTGGATTTCATGTGATGATATGTTGGAACTTAGCTTGGTGAACTGCATAATCAGTCCAGGGAGAGGACTTGCGTGTGTGTTGGGTAAGTGCAAGAACTTACAGAAAGTTCACTTAGATATGTGTGTTGGAGTTAGAGATTGTGATATAATAAGCTTGGCCCGAGAATCACGAAATCTCCGCTCCATTTCCCTCCGAGTTCCATCAGATTTTTCGCTTCCATTGCTAGCCAACAACCCTCTGAGATTAACAGACGAGAGCTTAAAAGCCTTAGCCGAGAACTGCTCCCATCTTGAATCAGTCAGAATCTCATTTGCAGATGGTGAATTCCCCTCACTATCTTCATTTTCCCTCAATGGGATCCTTGTTCTAGTTCACATGTGCCCCGTCCGAGAGCTTGCACTCGATCACGTCTATTCCTTCAACGATATGGGGTTGGAAGCTCTCTGCTCAGCCTCCTATCTCGAATCTCTAGAGCTTGTAAGATGTCAAGAGATAAGCGACGAGGGGCTGCAGCTAGTGAGCCAGTTCCCTCAGCTGCAAAACCTACGGCTGAGCAAATGCTTGGGGATCACTGACGACGGGCTGAAGCCGCTGGTTGATGCATACAAACTCAAATCACTGATTGTGGAAGACTGCCCTCAGATCTCTGAGAGGGGCATCCATGGCGCTGCGAGAACCATATCGTTCAGGCAAGACCTGTCATGGATGTATTGA
- the LOC120085650 gene encoding acetylornithine aminotransferase, mitochondrial — translation MASLPSFFSSSSPLHLDSTLFRAPINGGRVRACLSVELQGPSSTKLRKGQLGCSSEEVIDSERKLFVGTYARAPVVLSSGKGCKLYDLEGREYLDMAAGIAVNSLGHGDPDWLQAVTEQANTVSHVSNLFHSIPQVELAKRLVAKSFADRVFFTNSGTEANEAAIKFARKFQRFSHTGSKDSPPVEFIAFSNCFHGRTMGALALTSKEHYRAPFEPVMPGVTFLPYGDIEAATNLILKGKIAAVFVEPIQGEGGIFSATKEFLLSLRNACDEAGTLLVFDEIQCGLGRNGHLWAHEAYGVYPDIMTLAKPLAGGLPIGAVLVTERVAAAINYGDHGSTFAGSPLVCNAAVAVVDKISDPEFLLSVSRKGEYMKNLLKQKLGENSHVKEVRGQGLIIGIELDVPAGPLVEACRNLGLLILTAGQGNVVRLVPPLIITEQELELAAKILLECIPVLG, via the exons ATGGCTTCACTTCCTTCTTTCTTCAGTTCTTCTAGTCCTCTTCATCTTGATTCCACCTTGTTTCGAGCTCCTATCAATGGCGGAAGAGTCCGCGCCTGTCTTAGCGTAGAACTACAAGGACCCAGTTCGACAAAGCTTCGAAAAGGCCAACTGGGTTGCTCGAGCGAGGAGGTGATCGATTCAGAACGGAAGCTTTTCGTCGGAACCTATGCTCGTGCGCCGGTGGTTCTCTCCAGCGGTAAAGGATGTAAACTGTATGATCTTGAAGGGCGAGAGTATTTAGATATGGCGGCAGGAATCGCCGTCAATTCCTTAGGCCACGGTGATCCCGATTGGCTACAAGCCGTGACAGAGCAGGCGAATACCGTCTCTCACGTTAGCAATCTCTTCCATTCAATCCCTCAG GTTGAACTTGCAAAACGTCTTGTGGCTAAATCGTTTGCGGATCGTGTGTTTTTCACCAACTCTGGCACGGAAGCAAATGAAGCTGCCATTAAGTTTGCTAGGAAGTTTCAGAGATTTTCTCATACTGGATCAAAAGACTCACCCCCTGTGGAGTTCATTGCTTTTTCCAATTGTTTTCATGGCAGGACAATGGGGGCTCTTGCCTTGACGAGTAAAGAGCATTACAGAGCTCCTTTTGAGCCTGTTATGCCTGGTGTTACTTTCTTGCCATATGGTGATATTGAAGCTGCTACCAACTTGATTCTCAAAGGGAAAATTGCTGCAGTTTTCGTCGAACCCATTCAGGGTGAAGGTGGCATTTTCAGTGCTACAAAAGAGTTCTTGCTTTCCTTGAGAAATGCTTGTGATGAGGCTGGAACTCTTCTAGTCTTCGATGAG ATTCAATGTGGGTTGGGTAGAAATGGTCATCTCTGGGCACATGAAGCTTATGGTGTATATCCAGATATAATGACTCTTGCCAAGCCTCTTGCTGGGGGTCTCCCCATTGGAGCCGTACTAGTGACCGAAAGAGTTGCGGCTGCAATAAACTATGGAGACCATGGAAGCACTTTTGCAGGCTCACCGCTCGTCTGCAATGCTGCAGTCGCCGTTGTAGACAAGATCTCAGATCCTGAGTTCTTGCTTAGTGTATCCAGGAAAGGCGAATACATGAAGAATTTGCTAAAGCAAAAGCTGGGAGAAAATTCTCATGTTAAAGAAGTTAGAGGGCAAGGGCTTATCATTGGGATAGAACTGGATGTGCCTGCTGGCCCTCTCGTAGAAGCTTGTCGAAACTTGGGTCTTTTAATTTTAACAGCAGGACAGGGAAATGTGGTTCGGCTTGTACCGCCATTGATCATCACAGAGCAAGAACTGGAGTTAGCTGCTAAAATTCTGCTTGAATGTATCCCTGTACTTGGCTGA
- the LOC120085649 gene encoding F-box/LRR-repeat protein 14 isoform X1, which yields MTKFLVTMDSLPEVLIWEILNRVKKTSDRNSLALSCKRLHSLDKENRHFLRVGCGLDPADEALTSLCLRFPNLVRIEITYSGWMSKLGKQLDDHGLFILSNHCPSLTDLTLSYCTFITDVGLRNLTSCYKLSALKLNFTPRITGCGIFSIAVGCKNLTVLHLIRCLNVSSVEWLEYLGKLETLEDLSIRNCRAIGEGDLIKLGHSWRKLKRLQFEVDANYRYMKVYDRLAVDRWQKQWISCDDMLELSLVNCIISPGRGLACVLGKCKNLQKVHLDMCVGVRDCDIISLARESRNLRSISLRVPSDFSLPLLANNPLRLTDESLKALAENCSHLESVRISFADGEFPSLSSFSLNGILVLVHMCPVRELALDHVYSFNDMGLEALCSASYLESLELVRCQEISDEGLQLVSQFPQLQNLRLSKCLGITDDGLKPLVDAYKLKSLIVEDCPQISERGIHGAARTISFRQDLSWMY from the coding sequence AAGTTTCTTGTTACAATGGATAGTTTACCAGAAGTATTGATTTGGGAGATATTGAACAGAGTTAAGAAAACAAGTGACAGAAATTCTTTGGCATTGTCATGTAAGCGCCTTCATAGTTTGGACAAAGAAAACAGACACTTCCTTCGAGTTGGTTGTGGATTAGACCCTGCAGATGAAGCTTTGACATCTCTGTGTCTTAGGTTTCCCAATTTAGTACGAATCGAGATCACGTATTCGGGTTGGATGTCGAAACTAGGGAAGCAATTGGATGATCATGGACTTTTCATCCTCTCCAATCATTGTCCATCTCTAACTGATCTCACCTTAAGCTATTGCACGTTCATCACTGATGTTGGACTTCGGAATTTAACTTCATGCTACAAGCTTTCGGCTCTGAAGCTGAATTTCACCCCAAGAATCACTGGCTGTGGCATATTCTCTATTGCTGTTGGATGCAAAAACCTCACCGTTCTCCATCTGATCCGATGTTTGAATGTCAGCAGTGTCGAGTGGCTTGAATACCTTGGCAAGCTTGAAACACTTGAAGATCTCTCAATCAGGAACTGCAGAGCAATTGGTGAAGGTGATCTGATAAAGCTAGGCCATAGCTGGCGAAAGTTGAAGCGGCTACAATTCGAAGTTGATGCTAACTACCGGTACATGAAAGTttatgatcgtttagctgttGATCGCTGGCAAAAGCAGTGGATTTCATGTGATGATATGTTGGAACTTAGCTTGGTGAACTGCATAATCAGTCCAGGGAGAGGACTTGCGTGTGTGTTGGGTAAGTGCAAGAACTTACAGAAAGTTCACTTAGATATGTGTGTTGGAGTTAGAGATTGTGATATAATAAGCTTGGCCCGAGAATCACGAAATCTCCGCTCCATTTCCCTCCGAGTTCCATCAGATTTTTCGCTTCCATTGCTAGCCAACAACCCTCTGAGATTAACAGACGAGAGCTTAAAAGCCTTAGCCGAGAACTGCTCCCATCTTGAATCAGTCAGAATCTCATTTGCAGATGGTGAATTCCCCTCACTATCTTCATTTTCCCTCAATGGGATCCTTGTTCTAGTTCACATGTGCCCCGTCCGAGAGCTTGCACTCGATCACGTCTATTCCTTCAACGATATGGGGTTGGAAGCTCTCTGCTCAGCCTCCTATCTCGAATCTCTAGAGCTTGTAAGATGTCAAGAGATAAGCGACGAGGGGCTGCAGCTAGTGAGCCAGTTCCCTCAGCTGCAAAACCTACGGCTGAGCAAATGCTTGGGGATCACTGACGACGGGCTGAAGCCGCTGGTTGATGCATACAAACTCAAATCACTGATTGTGGAAGACTGCCCTCAGATCTCTGAGAGGGGCATCCATGGCGCTGCGAGAACCATATCGTTCAGGCAAGACCTGTCATGGATGTATTGA